From one Montipora capricornis isolate CH-2021 chromosome 10, ASM3666992v2, whole genome shotgun sequence genomic stretch:
- the LOC138018500 gene encoding uncharacterized protein has product MSENVIAEVLPQSEISQVQSAQTEGNEQAADDPSDVADTTENQTNDDDNEPPKKKARKSTPKKADNSAAAGQDKYHYARSRGIRIFSDREIESQDAEMTKEYWRFWNDTAEELCSDRAYNDWGKRDLKLYIDAAWIIHKTYLQELRERELAEWLQELQEKYGYSELPAKLKTQDQAVTTALSKLQDSTANLNELNLELSRSRGKAMNLKQRQVNDAYTSTQKEDETRLMNRQISELEKTLYEGMSEVKRDQDSMKKALNRQKTLVFKARQERP; this is encoded by the exons ATGAGTGAGAACGTCATAGCTGAGGTTCTGCCTCAAAGTGAAATATCTCAAGTACAATCCGCGCAAACAGAAGGAAACGAACAGGCAGCGGATGACCCAAGCGATGTAGCAGATACAACGGAAAATCAAACTAACGATGATGACAACGAACCACCGAAGAAAAAAGCACGAAAAAGCACTCCAAAAAAAGCTGATAACTCAGCCGCCGCTGGCCAAGACAAGTATCACTACGCTCGATCGCGGGGAATTCGAATTTTCAGTGATAGAGAAATAGAGTCGCAGGACGCTGAAATGACAAAGGAATACTGGCGGTTCTGGAACGACACTGCAGAAGAATTGTGTAGCGACCGTGCGTACAATGACTGGGGAAAACGAGATCTAAAGCTTTACATCGACGCCGCTTGGATAATCCATAAGACTTACTTGCAAGAGCTTCGCGAAAGAGAGCTGGCAGAATGGTTACaagagttgcaagaaaaatatggCTATTCTGAATTACCAGCGAAATTGAAAACACAAGACCAAGCTGTCACAACAGCTTTATCAAAG ctccAAGATTCCACAGCTAACCTGAACGAGTTGAACCTGGAGTTATCCAGATCCAGAGGTAAAGCTATGAATCTCAAGCAAAGACAAGTCAATGATGCCTATACATCTACACAAAAGGAAGACGAAACACGACTGATGAATAGACAAATCAGCGAGTTGGAGAAAACTTTGTATGAAGGCATGTCAGAAGTAAAGAGAGATCAAGACTCCATGAAGAAAGCCCTCAACAGACAGAAAACATTGGTTTTCAAAGCACGCCAGGAAAGGCCATAG